TGTATTTCCATGCAACACGTGGCATTCGGGCTGCCAGCACCAGCAAGACTTGCGGTTCCATCGCCGGAAGCCCGGTGGCCTGAGCCGCATCGGCGAGCAAACGATCGACCTCAGCAGTCCTCCCAGCGCGGCGCATCAGCCGGTGACCCACACCGTCGTAACGGTACAGACCGGGCAATAAACCGCCACACGCTGCAACGGCGGCGTACACGTCTAGCTCATATAGGGCGCCGCCGGCCGGGTACGGGCGCAACGCAAAGTCCATCTGCACCGGCCCCGCGGGCGTATCGATTTGTCTTTGCTGACGATCCGTCACCCGGGCGACGCGATACAGGAATTCACCGAGCTGCCGATCCGTGATCGGCTTGGAAGCATAATTGCGGATGGATCGGCGCTGTTGCTGAACGAGAGCGAACGGTGGATCTTCGCGCTGCGCGCGCTCGAGGTCGGGGCGGTGCAGCGCGATGCCAGCGTCCCCAGTTTCCGGTTCGAAAGCAGGCGGCGGATCGAGGCGTCCGGCCTGCGGGTAGGTTGCGCCGACGGGGCCGTCGTGCCGTCCCTGCCGGCTGCGGGCATGAAAGAGCAGATCGTGGAACTGCCAAAAGCGCAGGGCAGGGTCGACGTCCTCGGCGCTGACACCTTGGTCGTCAACCGCGCAGGCTGCGCCGGCGTGGACCAGCAGGCCGAGTAACGGCGCCACGGCATCGGTCGGCAGATCGGTAACGCGACCTCCGACCTCAGCTACCGTACCGGGGTGGGTCAGGGAGTGGACCAGAGCTGCGGCCCGCGGGTCGTCGAGCACGATTCTGGCGGGCGACAGCGGAGATTCCAGGACCAACACTTCGCCGTGTCGCTGCACCCAGGCGAAGCGCGAAAGCACATAGCAGAGGTCCGGCAGGGTGCCTGCCGGTGGCAGAATAAACGACGGCGCGGTGGGCTCCATGGTGGCCAGCCGGTCGCCGCCGGCATGGACCGACAGACGCAACAGACTCCGCCGTGCCAGATCTTGAAGATGATAGTACCAGCGAGCAAGAGCCGTCGCCCCGTCAACTGCGCAGACGTGCTCTGCCAGCCGCTGCGCACTTTCCCCAGGCGCCGCCAAGCGGCCAAGGGCATCGCGGAGGCCCGGAGACATCTGCCGGAACGTGAACGGTATGCGAATGCCAAGCAGCGTCAGTTCGCCATCGGTATGCGCCGAGATGCTCACGTACTCCGGCAATGAAAGAACCCAAGTTGGGTCCATGGGTTTCTCCAGGTGTCTTGGCTGTCAAACCCTTCACGCCGACTCGAAACCTTTTCGACGGAGTAGTCACGTCACAGGAACATTGCGATTGGGTTCAACTCATCTTCAGTGCACGCCTTTGGCAGCCACCCAAGTTTGACTGGCACGTCGTAAAGGCGGCCCGGCGCAAAGCGGGGCCAGAAGTGTCGTAGACCCGGCACGATTACCTTTACCACTGGCAAAGCAATCTCGGATCGCGTCTGGTCCAGCACCAACAATTCTGAACCCAGCCGCTCTGCCAGGGCCTGGCAGAACATGACGTCGTCTTTCAGGTCGTCAGTGCAGCATGGCGCGAAGTCGGCAGCGCGGCGCATTGGCCCCTCCAGCGGCACCAGATATGGCTGATTCGCCAAAGTCGCCGTGCGCAGCCACTGGAGCGTCTGTTTGTCCGTCAAGTGCCCGGCGGCGACGTCGCCGGCGGGGACATTTAACACCGGCCCGAGCATCTGATTCAACTCAGTCACCGCGCGCAACAGGGCGATGCGCGCATCAAAATGGGCGCCGAGGCCAAACAAAATCTGCTCGACGGGGCCGTCTATGCGCCGCGACACGGCAACGACGGCCGGTATGCCCAGATCGGAAGTCAAATCGAGCGCCCCCAAGTCGCGGTGGTGGTCGCGCAAACAGGCCTCGAGTTCACCAAGGTATGGCTCATTAAAGCTGCTCAGATCGATCGCCGGTCGACGCACGCGGTTGTACCACCACAGAGCGACGCTGTCTCGCTCGACCAGTTCCAGGAAACCCTGCAAGATGGCTTCCGTGACCGTGTTGCCGGCGGCATTGCCGTTGGAGCAAGCGTAGCAAAAGGCTTGGTCAGGCGGCTGCGGATAGTTGAACCAGCAGTAGGACGACGGCAGGTAACGCACAGCCTGCTGG
The sequence above is a segment of the Pirellulales bacterium genome. Coding sequences within it:
- a CDS encoding SagB family peptide dehydrogenase, whose protein sequence is MDPTWVLSLPEYVSISAHTDGELTLLGIRIPFTFRQMSPGLRDALGRLAAPGESAQRLAEHVCAVDGATALARWYYHLQDLARRSLLRLSVHAGGDRLATMEPTAPSFILPPAGTLPDLCYVLSRFAWVQRHGEVLVLESPLSPARIVLDDPRAAALVHSLTHPGTVAEVGGRVTDLPTDAVAPLLGLLVHAGAACAVDDQGVSAEDVDPALRFWQFHDLLFHARSRQGRHDGPVGATYPQAGRLDPPPAFEPETGDAGIALHRPDLERAQREDPPFALVQQQRRSIRNYASKPITDRQLGEFLYRVARVTDRQQRQIDTPAGPVQMDFALRPYPAGGALYELDVYAAVAACGGLLPGLYRYDGVGHRLMRRAGRTAEVDRLLADAAQATGLPAMEPQVLLVLAARMPRVAWKYTGLAYALILKDVGVIFQTMYLAATAMGLAPCAIGLGDSDLFAQAAGVDYYAETSVGEFLLGSAPSGSTAN